The Arachis hypogaea cultivar Tifrunner chromosome 16, arahy.Tifrunner.gnm2.J5K5, whole genome shotgun sequence genome contains a region encoding:
- the LOC112758619 gene encoding uncharacterized protein isoform X2 — MVREKGEEREAVPMGITVTVVAAMPSRGRPERESDGELSPAADPPPNSPPSRRHVTTQPPWRRCLLPPNRLSRSTARRHGGRPKPRERAARGEVGVAVPRSLCHRRAQMRKERLSLNHDEVGRTSAAAVSSSWTPSPPFVPLIRAVVTSVAVRLSAAITAVAGDHQWNPHRLGCR, encoded by the exons ATGGTAAGGGAGAAGGGGGAAGAGAGGGAGGCAGTGCCGATGGGCATCACTGTCACCGTCGTCGCCGCTATGCCGTCAAGAGGGAGACCAGAGAGAGAGAGCGACGGAGAGCTGTCCCCTGCCGCTGATCCGCCACCAAACTCGCCGCCCAGCCGTCGTCACGTCACGACCCAGCCACCATGGCGTCGCTGCCTGCTGCCGCCGAACCGATTATCGCGTTCTACTGCACGCCGTCACGGAGGAAGACCAAAACCCAGGGAGAGGGCCGCGCGAGGAGAGGTTGGCGTCGCCGTTCCCCGAAGCCTGTGTCACCGTCGAGCCCAGATGAGAAAGGAGAGACTGAGCCTGAACCATGACGAGGTGGGAAGAACCAGCGCTGCCGCTGTGTCGTCGTCGTGGACACCATCACCGCCATTCGTGCCTCTGATTCGCGCCGTTGTGACTTCTGTCGCCGTTAGGCTGTCCGCCGCCATAACCGCCGTTGCTGGTGACCACCAGTGGAACCCTCATCGTCTTG GTTGCCGTTGA
- the LOC112758619 gene encoding uncharacterized protein isoform X1, producing MVREKGEEREAVPMGITVTVVAAMPSRGRPERESDGELSPAADPPPNSPPSRRHVTTQPPWRRCLLPPNRLSRSTARRHGGRPKPRERAARGEVGVAVPRSLCHRRAQMRKERLSLNHDEVGRTSAAAVSSSWTPSPPFVPLIRAVVTSVAVRLSAAITAVAGDHQWNPHRLGLSSEVFMSNF from the exons ATGGTAAGGGAGAAGGGGGAAGAGAGGGAGGCAGTGCCGATGGGCATCACTGTCACCGTCGTCGCCGCTATGCCGTCAAGAGGGAGACCAGAGAGAGAGAGCGACGGAGAGCTGTCCCCTGCCGCTGATCCGCCACCAAACTCGCCGCCCAGCCGTCGTCACGTCACGACCCAGCCACCATGGCGTCGCTGCCTGCTGCCGCCGAACCGATTATCGCGTTCTACTGCACGCCGTCACGGAGGAAGACCAAAACCCAGGGAGAGGGCCGCGCGAGGAGAGGTTGGCGTCGCCGTTCCCCGAAGCCTGTGTCACCGTCGAGCCCAGATGAGAAAGGAGAGACTGAGCCTGAACCATGACGAGGTGGGAAGAACCAGCGCTGCCGCTGTGTCGTCGTCGTGGACACCATCACCGCCATTCGTGCCTCTGATTCGCGCCGTTGTGACTTCTGTCGCCGTTAGGCTGTCCGCCGCCATAACCGCCGTTGCTGGTGACCACCAGTGGAACCCTCATCGTCTTG GGTTGAGCTCCGAGGTTTTCATGTCGAATTTTTAG